A genomic region of Oncorhynchus mykiss isolate Arlee chromosome 2, USDA_OmykA_1.1, whole genome shotgun sequence contains the following coding sequences:
- the hjv gene encoding hemojuvelin, which yields MGTLALCSHYSQLSWKRSIIVALLLFHLCCLQVWASCRILRCNSDFVAVTLDLGGSGGGSREGGNAGYCSALRSYAMCTRRMARACRGDLAYHSAVQGIEDLLIQHSCPRTGPTAQPRPLPQAPISGDACIYEKGYLQREGRTPDYLHCGVFGDPHVRTFRDEFQTCAVQGAWPLIDNEYLYVQATSAPMRGGAYATALTTITIIFKNWRQCIEQQIYQAELDNVPAAFVDGSVTSGERQGQYSLSVHSDLPGHQAEIRAAHIGTTLVVRQSGRSLGLSVRSPRAIAEAFTPEQDLQLCVYGCPPSQRLETLPSPSSSSSLSSSSSSSQLSAAAHAHCAALLPARDIYYQACLFDLLATGDLNSSTAAVVALEDARGMISDPNKVHLLLVGKADRSSPCLPLILGVAVLSERLVALWTGTCL from the exons ATGGGGACACTGGCCCTCTGCAGCCACTACTCACAGCTGTCATGGAAACGCAGCATCATAGTGGCATTGCTACTGTTTCACCTGTGCTGCCTGCAAG taTGGGCATCCTGTCGCATCCTGAGGTGCAACTCTGACTTTGTAGCTGTCACCCTGGACCTTGGGGGCAGCGGAGGGGGCAGCAGAGAGGGGGGAAATGCGGGTTACTGCAGCGCCCTCCGCTCCTACGCCATGTGTACCCGCCGCATGGCCCGTGCCTGCCGGGGAGATCTGGCCTACCATTCGGCTGTGCAGGGCATCGAGGACCTCCTCATCCAGCACAGCTGCCCCAGGACAGGCCCCACCGCTCAGCCCCGGCCCCTGCCACAGGCCCCCATCTCTGGGGACGCCTGTATCTACGAGAAGGGCTACCTCCAGCGTGAGGGCCGGACCCCTGACTATCTCCACTGTGGAGTGTTCGGGGATCCCCATGTTCGCACCTTCCGTGATGAGTTCCAGACGTGCGCTGTACAAGGGGCCTGGCCACTGATAGATAATGAGTATCTATACGTTCAGGCAACTAGCGCCCCCATGAGAGGAGGGGCATATGCCACGGCTCTCACCACG ATTACCATCATCTTTAAAAACTGGCGCCAGTGTATCGAGCAGCAGATCTACCAGGCGGAGCTGGACAATGTTCCTGCAGCCTTCGTGGACGGCTCAGTGACCAGCGGGGAGAGGCAGGGCCAGTACAGCCTGAGCGTCCACTCTGATCTGCCTGGGCACCAGGCTGAGATCCGTGCCGCCCACATCGGCACCACCCTGGTGGTGCGTCAGAGTGGGCGGTCCCTGGGACTGTCAGTACGCTCGCCACGCGCCATTGCTGAAGCATTCACCCCCGAGCAGGACctgcagctgtgtgtgtatgGCTGCCCACCTTCACAGCGCCTAGAGACGCTACCCagcccctcttcttcctcttccctctcttcctcctcttcctccagccaGCTCTCTGCTGCAGCCCATGCCCACTGTGCAGCCCTCCTCCCTGCCAGGGACATCTACTACCAGGCCTGCCTGTTTGACCTGCTGGCCACAGGGGACCTCAACTCCAGCACGGCGGCCGTAGTGGCCCTGGAAGACGCCCGGGGAATGATATCAGACCCCAATAAGGTGCATCTGCTACTGGTGGGCAAGGCCGATAGGAGTAGTCCATGTTTGCCTCTGATCCTGGGTGTGGCTGTCCTATCAGAGCGTCTGGTGGCTCTGTGG